In the genome of Helicovermis profundi, the window GTTTGGACATTTTATTGCGATCACCGCTAAAATTGCCAGATTGATTAACGCTAGGATCTACACCGAAAAAAGCTACAAGTTGTTGAGGCTTAGAAAAATTATTAATATCACCCATTTCAACTAACAAAGTAATTGCAGTTATATCACCAAGACCTTTGAAACTTTTAAGAAGATTAATATTTTGTTTAAATACTTCTCCAAAAGAGGCATTGTCAATATATTGGTGAATTTCATCTACAATATTTCTAAGTTGATTTGTATAAAAATCAAAACTTTCGCTAAAACGTATTACTTTAGATTCAAAAAGCAAGGGAGTAATACCAATGATATTGGCACTATTAGCGATTTTTATAAGTTTGTTATATTTATTATTAGCCCAACTAGAACCACGTCTTGATGACTTTGTTAGAAGTTCAATAACAACTTTGGGCTCAGCGTTAAGAAGATGTTTAGGTGTTGGATATTTTCTAATAAATATTAAAGGTGTCTTACCTGTTATATTAGCAAATGCATTTTGAAGTCCTGGATAGTTAATATAAATATTATTTGAGAAAGTTTTTTTCAAATTTGCCTTTAAATCAACAACTTTGTAATACTCACGAACTAGGAGTTTAAGGTGTAAAAACTCCTCACTAGTGAATGTTGAAGTCTTTACATTATCAAATTTACAAATTTTTGCGATGGAAAGAGAATCTAATTTATCAGTTTTTACTTTTCTTATGTTCGAATTCTTGTTAGAATTAGTTATCAGAGGATTTATTACATGTATATCAATCTGATTTTTAACAAGAAAATGAAGAAGAGTAAGATGATATATTCCCGTGGATTCGCAAAATACTTTGGGACTATCGTTAAACTCTTCTTCAATTTTTTGTAGAAAAAGAAGAAGTTTATTGAAGCCCTCAAGTGTATGGCTAATTTTAAGGTTCTTACGGAATACGTCGCCATTAGGTTTTAAAGCAGTAACTACTGAAAAATTAGCAGCAACATCAATGCCTACAACAGGCAAATGGTAATAGTTAGACATAAAATAACCCCCATTTAAAATAATAAAGAGTAACAATAATTAGTGAGTCAATTAACCTTGTAAGTGACACGAATAATTCTCTAATAATATTTATGATCAAAGAGAAATTCAACCAGCTAAATCAAAGAATCTCACAATAATGCAAGCTTTGTTACGAATATAAACTCAAGAAATGAGTCATTCAAGGAGAAGACGCATACACTCTTTATGAGATAACTATAATAGAAAAATTACAGTATGTTAAGTGGTTGAACTTATTTTTAATCACAAACAATATAAATGAATTAGGTAAGAATATTCGCAAGAAACTTAAGCAATATTTCTAACCTAATT includes:
- a CDS encoding IS110 family transposase, producing MSNYYHLPVVGIDVAANFSVVTALKPNGDVFRKNLKISHTLEGFNKLLLFLQKIEEEFNDSPKVFCESTGIYHLTLLHFLVKNQIDIHVINPLITNSNKNSNIRKVKTDKLDSLSIAKICKFDNVKTSTFTSEEFLHLKLLVREYYKVVDLKANLKKTFSNNIYINYPGLQNAFANITGKTPLIFIRKYPTPKHLLNAEPKVVIELLTKSSRRGSSWANNKYNKLIKIANSANIIGITPLLFESKVIRFSESFDFYTNQLRNIVDEIHQYIDNASFGEVFKQNINLLKSFKGLGDITAITLLVEMGDINNFSKPQQLVAFFGVDPSVNQSGNFSGDRNKMSKRGTAIGRRALYTVALASIRTSKNKKPINLVLYEYYHIALDKKKKKVKLVAVMNKLLRYIFSILKNQKPYEVRNPLIHKRMFLESKLHNPVAA